From Gemmatimonadales bacterium, the proteins below share one genomic window:
- a CDS encoding winged helix-turn-helix domain-containing protein, producing the protein MEARRYEAARLFARGESQATVARTLGATRAAAHRWYHAWQDEGRTALKAAGRAGRKPRLEAPQLARVEAALLKGPGAHGFATELWTLPRVATLIERLTRVRYHPGHVWYILRRLGWSLQRPTRQARERDEAAIAEWKRRRWPQVKKTPGGGGPGSSLKTKAASRTGRSSAAPGPRAVTRRS; encoded by the coding sequence TTGGAAGCGCGTCGGTACGAGGCCGCGCGTTTGTTCGCGCGCGGCGAATCGCAGGCGACCGTTGCCCGCACGCTTGGCGCGACGCGGGCGGCCGCCCACCGCTGGTATCACGCCTGGCAGGACGAAGGCCGCACGGCCTTGAAAGCAGCCGGCCGTGCGGGGCGCAAGCCGCGGCTCGAGGCGCCGCAGCTCGCGCGGGTCGAAGCGGCGTTGCTCAAGGGCCCCGGGGCTCATGGGTTCGCCACGGAGCTGTGGACGTTGCCGCGCGTGGCCACGCTCATCGAGCGGCTCACGCGCGTGCGGTACCACCCGGGCCACGTCTGGTACATCCTGCGGCGCCTCGGGTGGTCGCTCCAGCGCCCGACGCGCCAAGCGCGGGAGCGCGACGAGGCCGCGATCGCCGAGTGGAAGCGCCGGCGCTGGCCGCAGGTAAAAAAAACGCCCGGCGGCGGCGGGCCTGGATCGTCTTTGAAGACGAAAGCGGCGTCTCGCACCGGCCGGTCGTCCGCCGCACCTGGGCCCCGCGCGGTCACCCGCCGGTCTTGA